A region from the Catenulispora sp. MAP5-51 genome encodes:
- a CDS encoding SIMPL domain-containing protein, which yields MDLTLSLTRRTVVLGVATLLAAGGAVAVGLSGNSSAPNASASPYGSVLAADSTAVAPDAFPGITVQGTGKVTGTPDTLILTLTVSDTASDVSSAMNTLASTMGAVQNSLSGNKVATADQKTSGLNVGPQYENSSGKTTVTGYQASENLTVTLRDPKSAGAVIAAASAAGGNATQISGLSTDLQNDAGLLGQARDSAFNDAKAKAAQYAKSAGRTLGQVVRVEESDSNPATPSPVDFRAPAAAAPSAVPIQMGSTDITVSVTVVFSFA from the coding sequence ATGGACCTCACCCTCAGCCTCACCCGCCGCACCGTGGTGCTCGGCGTCGCGACTCTTCTGGCCGCCGGCGGCGCGGTCGCCGTCGGCCTGTCCGGCAACAGCTCGGCGCCGAACGCCAGCGCCTCGCCCTACGGGTCCGTGTTGGCCGCGGACTCCACGGCGGTGGCGCCGGACGCCTTCCCCGGCATCACCGTCCAGGGCACCGGGAAGGTGACCGGGACCCCTGACACGCTCATCCTCACGCTGACCGTGAGCGACACCGCCTCGGACGTCAGCTCGGCGATGAACACGCTGGCCTCGACGATGGGTGCGGTGCAGAACTCGCTGTCCGGCAACAAGGTCGCGACCGCGGACCAGAAGACCTCCGGGCTGAACGTCGGTCCCCAGTATGAGAATTCGAGCGGCAAGACGACGGTCACGGGGTATCAGGCCTCGGAGAACCTGACCGTGACGCTGCGCGATCCGAAGTCCGCCGGCGCGGTCATCGCCGCCGCCTCGGCGGCCGGCGGGAACGCCACCCAGATCTCCGGATTGTCGACCGATCTGCAGAACGACGCCGGGTTGCTGGGCCAGGCGCGCGACTCCGCCTTCAACGACGCCAAGGCCAAGGCCGCGCAGTACGCGAAGTCCGCGGGCCGCACCCTGGGCCAGGTGGTGCGGGTCGAGGAGAGCGACAGCAACCCCGCCACCCCGAGCCCGGTCGACTTCCGGGCGCCCGCGGCCGCGGCGCCGAGCGCGGTGCCGATCCAGATGGGCAGCACCGACATCACGGTCAGTGTGACCGTGGTGTTCAGCTTCGCTTGA
- a CDS encoding carbohydrate ABC transporter permease, with product MSTATLPDSSRARRARGGSASRPPAGSAPLERSRRRMFWAFTTPAVLIYTVLFLVPVGYAAWTSLYKWDGIGPKKWRGLKNYQTLWQDPIFRHSLTNTLKILLVGGVLTFAIAFALMLILREMNRKLFARSVLFFPCLVNAMVFGIAAGVLFSPDGPVNKVLGWLGWSHPPQWLATEHLQTMILGTLVWTATGYYTAILMAAVDQIPEYLYEAAELDGANAFQRFRHVTLPMCWDVISVCAVLWTVSSVKIFELILMYGGSSGSQPPSDSWNTAMYVYIEAFPTASTPQLGLATAAALVSLFLVVVFTVVLRRLLRRDPIEY from the coding sequence ATGAGCACCGCCACCCTGCCGGACTCGTCCCGGGCGCGCCGCGCCCGGGGCGGGTCCGCCTCGCGTCCGCCGGCCGGCAGCGCCCCGCTGGAGCGCTCGCGCCGCCGCATGTTCTGGGCCTTCACCACCCCGGCCGTCCTGATCTACACCGTGCTGTTCCTGGTCCCGGTCGGCTACGCGGCCTGGACCAGCCTGTACAAGTGGGACGGCATCGGCCCGAAGAAGTGGAGGGGCCTGAAGAACTACCAGACCCTGTGGCAGGACCCGATCTTCCGGCACTCGCTGACCAACACCCTGAAGATCCTGCTCGTCGGCGGCGTCCTGACCTTCGCCATCGCCTTCGCGCTGATGCTGATCCTGCGCGAGATGAACCGCAAGCTGTTCGCCCGCTCGGTGCTGTTCTTCCCGTGCCTGGTGAACGCGATGGTGTTCGGCATCGCCGCGGGCGTCCTGTTCTCCCCCGACGGACCGGTGAACAAGGTGCTCGGGTGGCTCGGCTGGAGCCATCCGCCGCAGTGGCTGGCGACCGAGCACCTGCAGACGATGATCCTGGGAACCCTGGTGTGGACGGCCACCGGCTACTACACCGCGATCCTGATGGCCGCGGTCGACCAGATCCCGGAGTACCTCTACGAGGCCGCCGAACTCGACGGCGCCAACGCCTTCCAGCGCTTCCGGCACGTGACGCTGCCGATGTGCTGGGACGTGATCTCGGTCTGCGCGGTGCTGTGGACGGTGAGCTCGGTGAAGATCTTCGAGCTGATCCTGATGTACGGAGGCAGCAGCGGCTCGCAGCCGCCGTCGGACTCCTGGAACACCGCGATGTACGTCTACATCGAAGCGTTCCCGACGGCCTCGACGCCGCAGCTGGGCCTGGCCACGGCCGCCGCGCTGGTGAGCCTGTTCCTCGTGGTCGTCTTCACGGTCGTGCTGCGCAGGCTGCTGCGCCGCGACCCCATCGAGTACTGA
- a CDS encoding DUF5107 domain-containing protein, translating into MSVLRLASALLPVAAIGPENPLPPLRKLADPRGGLDVSEADAEMVANFGYGHVESLLPYTFQDGYTRETPDRELVTAVLENDVLRAEFLLGYGGRLMSLRHVPTGRELLHFPPKLQLANLGLRNAWFAGGVEWNLGTFGHTALTCSPMHAVRVTRDDGTPVLRMYEYERQRRLVYQLDCYLPDGSPALLVHVRVHNPFPEDAPVYWWSSAAVPQTPDTRALMPATSAYHFSYTGRMRRIPFPRWRDADTSYPGRIDYGADYFAEIPDGERRWIAAVDAGGSGLFQTSTDRMRGRKLFHWGTGSGGRNWQDWLSGPRREYFEIQAGLARTQLEHLRLPGRQSFSWVEAYGLLQTDPENVHGAKWPDATRAAASALADLLPVHRLDEELATMTALADRPPEEVLHAGTGWGALERRALGRNRALNLPGTPFPDGTIGRDQQSWLSLVRKGQMPTPAPALPPSSYAVGPVWRALLEKATSDPAHATWFTWLHLGVNRYHAGDLAGAREAWERSMAAAETAWAHRNLAILDESEGRLDEAADRYLRAWQLSPRLRPMTIETLRALITAGRPGEALDIIDRLKEPDRFAGRILMLECRAALNAGDLVRARRILETGLVVEDVREGEDPLSDMWWEFHSQQDGGLGPVVSQRLREEHPLPCSYDYSVRQL; encoded by the coding sequence TTGAGCGTCCTGCGCCTGGCCTCCGCGCTGCTCCCGGTGGCCGCGATCGGCCCGGAGAACCCGCTCCCGCCGCTGCGCAAGCTCGCGGACCCGCGCGGCGGCCTGGACGTCTCCGAGGCCGACGCCGAGATGGTCGCCAACTTCGGCTACGGCCACGTGGAATCCCTGCTGCCGTACACGTTCCAGGACGGCTACACCCGCGAGACGCCCGACCGCGAGCTGGTCACGGCGGTGCTGGAGAACGACGTCCTGCGCGCCGAGTTCCTCCTGGGCTACGGCGGCCGCCTGATGTCGCTGCGCCACGTGCCCACCGGCCGCGAACTGCTGCACTTCCCCCCGAAGCTCCAGCTCGCCAACCTGGGCCTGCGCAACGCCTGGTTCGCCGGCGGCGTCGAATGGAACCTGGGCACCTTCGGCCACACCGCCCTCACCTGTTCCCCGATGCACGCCGTCCGCGTCACGCGCGACGACGGCACCCCGGTCCTGCGGATGTACGAGTACGAGCGCCAGCGCCGCCTGGTCTACCAGCTCGACTGCTACCTGCCCGACGGCTCGCCGGCCCTGCTGGTCCACGTCCGCGTCCACAACCCCTTCCCCGAGGACGCGCCGGTCTACTGGTGGAGCAGCGCCGCCGTACCACAGACCCCTGATACCCGCGCACTGATGCCCGCGACCTCGGCGTACCACTTCTCCTACACCGGCAGGATGCGCCGCATCCCGTTCCCACGCTGGCGCGACGCCGACACGTCCTATCCCGGCCGCATCGACTACGGCGCGGACTACTTCGCCGAGATCCCGGACGGCGAGCGCCGCTGGATCGCGGCCGTCGACGCGGGCGGATCAGGGCTCTTCCAGACCTCGACCGACCGGATGCGCGGCCGCAAGCTGTTCCACTGGGGCACCGGATCCGGCGGCCGGAACTGGCAGGACTGGCTGTCCGGGCCGCGCCGGGAGTACTTCGAGATCCAGGCGGGTCTGGCCCGCACCCAGCTGGAACACCTGCGGCTGCCGGGCCGCCAGTCGTTCTCCTGGGTCGAGGCTTACGGGCTGCTTCAGACCGATCCCGAAAACGTGCACGGCGCGAAGTGGCCCGACGCCACCAGGGCCGCGGCGTCCGCGCTCGCCGACCTGCTGCCCGTGCACCGCCTGGACGAAGAGCTGGCGACGATGACGGCGCTGGCCGACAGACCGCCGGAGGAGGTCCTGCACGCCGGCACCGGCTGGGGCGCTTTGGAACGCCGCGCGTTGGGCCGCAACCGCGCGCTGAACCTGCCGGGCACCCCGTTCCCCGACGGGACGATCGGCCGCGACCAGCAGTCCTGGCTCTCGCTGGTCCGCAAGGGCCAGATGCCGACGCCGGCCCCGGCGCTGCCGCCCTCGTCCTACGCCGTGGGCCCGGTCTGGCGCGCACTGCTGGAGAAGGCGACCTCCGATCCCGCGCACGCGACCTGGTTCACCTGGCTGCACTTGGGCGTGAACCGCTATCACGCCGGCGATCTGGCCGGTGCCCGCGAAGCCTGGGAGCGGTCGATGGCCGCGGCCGAGACCGCGTGGGCGCACCGGAATCTGGCGATCCTGGACGAGTCCGAGGGCCGCCTGGACGAGGCCGCGGACCGCTATCTGCGCGCCTGGCAGCTCTCGCCGCGTCTGCGGCCGATGACGATCGAGACCCTGCGCGCGCTGATCACCGCCGGGCGTCCCGGCGAGGCGCTGGACATCATCGACCGGCTCAAGGAGCCCGACCGCTTCGCCGGCCGGATCCTGATGCTGGAGTGCCGTGCCGCCCTGAACGCCGGCGATCTGGTGCGGGCGCGCCGGATCCTGGAGACCGGTCTGGTCGTCGAGGACGTCCGCGAGGGCGAGGACCCGCTGTCGGACATGTGGTGGGAGTTCCACTCCCAGCAGGACGGCGGGCTCGGTCCGGTCGTGTCACAGCGGTTGCGCGAAGAGCACCCGCTGCCGTGCAGCTACGACTACAGCGTCCGCCAGCTGTAA
- a CDS encoding right-handed parallel beta-helix repeat-containing protein, which translates to MAHLTARRTVVGAVAAAALALGAAPAHAHGIGPQTGTFSYVDCSRTHDGNGSAAHPWTSLADVNKPAFSPGDHILFARGTTCIGTLAPQGSGIAGSDIVVDAYGTADRPLPRIDGNGATETVSLRNQQYFEIHHLDVTNAANPGTNRRGIHVDAQDAGKLSHIVISGVTVHDVLGDDTKDADGSDGIVVSVHGTSVPTWFDDVRITDNTLTRVNREGIVTASSWAQYEGLQEHPFTHVLIQGNTLSRTGGDGIVVEQTSGGLVDHNTLAGFNVTSHGYNAGIWPWDSDHVTFQYNEVSGGHGHQDSMAYDIDDFTDTIVYQYNYSHDNDGGFALICGTTDGYVRNSVIRYNISQNDSYRGIENCSGPSGPVQVYNNTIYVKPGAAMAVLRENNDSTARNVQFTNNVVVNAGAPSDATFALSPATSYQLTNNTFYNTTTAPGTGTLTTNPLLVAGGTGPRGERLCTKSPALADGLPIANNGGQDYFGSPIPPGAPNRGAYAGPGVRGC; encoded by the coding sequence ATGGCACACCTCACCGCCCGCCGCACTGTCGTGGGAGCCGTGGCGGCCGCTGCTCTGGCCCTGGGCGCCGCGCCGGCCCACGCGCACGGCATCGGGCCCCAGACCGGCACCTTCTCCTACGTCGACTGCTCACGGACCCACGACGGCAACGGCTCGGCCGCGCATCCGTGGACCTCGCTGGCGGACGTGAACAAGCCGGCCTTCTCCCCCGGCGACCACATCCTGTTCGCCCGCGGAACCACGTGCATCGGCACCCTGGCACCACAGGGCTCCGGCATCGCGGGCTCGGACATCGTGGTGGACGCCTACGGCACAGCCGACCGGCCCCTCCCGCGGATCGACGGCAACGGCGCGACCGAGACAGTGTCGCTCCGCAACCAGCAGTACTTCGAGATCCACCACCTGGACGTGACCAACGCGGCGAACCCCGGCACCAACCGCCGCGGCATCCACGTGGACGCCCAGGACGCCGGCAAGCTGTCGCACATCGTGATCAGCGGCGTGACCGTGCACGACGTGCTCGGGGACGACACGAAGGACGCCGACGGCAGCGACGGGATCGTCGTGAGCGTGCACGGGACCAGCGTCCCGACCTGGTTCGACGACGTACGCATCACCGACAACACACTGACCCGCGTGAACCGCGAAGGTATCGTCACCGCCTCGTCCTGGGCCCAGTACGAAGGGCTGCAGGAACACCCGTTCACCCACGTCCTGATCCAGGGCAACACCCTGTCCCGGACCGGCGGCGACGGCATCGTGGTCGAGCAGACCTCCGGCGGCCTGGTCGACCACAACACCCTGGCCGGCTTCAACGTCACCTCGCACGGCTACAACGCCGGCATCTGGCCCTGGGACTCCGACCACGTGACGTTCCAGTACAACGAAGTCTCCGGCGGCCACGGCCACCAAGACTCGATGGCCTACGACATCGACGACTTCACCGACACGATCGTCTACCAGTACAACTACAGCCACGACAACGACGGCGGCTTCGCCCTCATCTGCGGCACCACCGACGGCTACGTCCGCAACTCGGTGATCCGCTACAACATCAGCCAGAACGACAGCTACCGAGGCATCGAGAACTGCTCCGGCCCCTCCGGCCCGGTCCAGGTCTACAACAACACGATCTACGTGAAGCCCGGCGCCGCCATGGCCGTGCTCCGCGAGAACAACGACAGCACAGCCCGGAACGTGCAGTTCACGAACAACGTGGTCGTGAACGCCGGCGCCCCCTCCGACGCGACCTTCGCCCTGTCCCCGGCGACGAGCTACCAGCTGACGAACAACACCTTCTACAACACCACAACGGCACCGGGCACGGGAACGCTGACGACGAACCCACTGCTGGTCGCAGGCGGCACAGGCCCGCGCGGCGAACGACTGTGCACCAAGTCACCCGCCCTGGCCGACGGACTCCCCATCGCGAACAACGGCGGCCAGGACTACTTCGGCAGCCCGATCCCGCCGGGCGCACCGAACCGCGGCGCTTACGCCGGCCCCGGGGTCCGCGGCTGCTGA
- a CDS encoding DUF5107 domain-containing protein has protein sequence MNTHLRRDVLPIEGAADPAAGLLPILTGIARPGFDSAVAPYPDMARNLEYGRPPTLLPYTMQDSYTRERTPREVPTLVLENEVLTATFLPDHGGRLWSLVHRPTGRELLHRNPILQPANLALRDAWLAGGVEWNIGATGHWPLTCSPLHAVRLTAPDGTPVLRMYEFERLRRVVMTVDAWLPAGSPALLVHVSLHNPAEAPTPVYWWSNIAVPQSPDVRVVAPAERAFHFDYTAQLKLIDFPNGDTAEATDAADAADAADAADQSYPARFPAAADFFMDIPSGERPWIAALDESGSGLVQTSTDRLIGRKLFQWGIGAGGRRWQEWLSGPDAEYIEIQAGLARTQLEHLELPGGATWEWVEAYGLLEADPAAVHGTWDESREAVAGALERLVPRASLDAALGDAQKFDHAAPEQLHQGSGWGALEIAAGVLADDGLRPFGSCDAEQQPWLDLLRTGRLPSSEPPASPVTGSKWRDLLETAASDSGSGSTSTPDSDSDSDSASASTPDSDSDSASASAWHTLYHLGLLRLADGDRDGARQAWTRSLADRPNAWAQRALAHLADSPDEAASQTLAAHRMYPDLRELTIETLKALLAADRPHDTLSVIAALAPEDRDHGRIRLYHAEAALAIGDTDQVRRLLDEGITVDNLQEGEASLDLLWLAAHPDLPVPPEYDFRMSGS, from the coding sequence GTGAACACGCACCTCCGCCGCGACGTCCTGCCCATCGAGGGCGCCGCCGACCCGGCCGCCGGACTGCTGCCGATCCTGACCGGGATCGCCCGGCCCGGATTCGACTCGGCCGTGGCCCCCTACCCGGACATGGCCCGCAACCTGGAGTACGGCCGACCGCCGACGCTGCTGCCGTACACGATGCAGGACTCGTACACGCGCGAGCGCACCCCGCGCGAGGTGCCGACCCTGGTCCTGGAGAACGAGGTGCTGACCGCCACGTTCCTCCCGGACCACGGCGGCCGGTTGTGGTCCCTGGTGCACCGGCCGACCGGCCGCGAACTCCTGCACCGCAACCCGATCCTGCAGCCGGCGAACCTGGCGCTGCGCGACGCGTGGCTGGCCGGCGGCGTGGAGTGGAACATCGGCGCGACCGGCCACTGGCCGCTGACCTGCTCGCCGCTGCACGCGGTCCGCCTGACCGCGCCGGACGGCACGCCGGTGCTGCGGATGTACGAGTTCGAGCGGCTGCGCCGGGTGGTGATGACCGTCGACGCCTGGCTGCCGGCCGGATCGCCGGCGCTGCTGGTCCATGTCTCGCTCCACAACCCGGCCGAGGCGCCGACGCCGGTGTACTGGTGGTCGAACATCGCGGTGCCGCAGAGCCCCGACGTGCGCGTGGTGGCGCCGGCGGAGCGCGCCTTCCATTTCGACTACACGGCGCAGCTGAAGCTCATCGACTTCCCGAACGGCGACACCGCCGAGGCCACCGACGCTGCCGATGCCGCCGATGCCGCCGATGCCGCCGACCAGAGCTACCCCGCGCGGTTCCCGGCCGCGGCGGACTTCTTCATGGACATCCCGTCCGGCGAGCGCCCCTGGATCGCCGCACTGGACGAGAGCGGCTCGGGCCTGGTGCAGACCTCGACCGACCGCCTGATCGGCCGCAAGCTCTTCCAGTGGGGCATCGGCGCCGGCGGCCGGCGCTGGCAGGAGTGGCTGTCCGGTCCGGACGCGGAGTACATCGAGATCCAGGCCGGGCTGGCCCGGACGCAGTTGGAGCACCTGGAACTGCCCGGCGGGGCCACGTGGGAGTGGGTCGAGGCGTACGGGCTGCTGGAAGCCGATCCGGCGGCGGTGCACGGGACGTGGGACGAGTCCCGCGAGGCGGTGGCCGGAGCGCTGGAGCGGTTGGTGCCGCGGGCCTCGTTGGACGCCGCGCTCGGCGACGCACAAAAGTTTGACCACGCGGCCCCGGAGCAGCTGCATCAGGGCTCTGGCTGGGGCGCCCTGGAGATCGCGGCCGGGGTGCTGGCCGACGACGGCCTCCGCCCCTTCGGATCCTGCGATGCCGAGCAACAGCCGTGGCTGGACCTGCTGCGGACCGGGCGACTGCCGTCGAGCGAGCCGCCGGCGTCGCCGGTCACCGGCTCGAAGTGGCGCGACCTCCTCGAAACCGCCGCCTCCGACTCGGGCTCCGGTTCCACCTCCACCCCCGACTCCGACTCCGACTCCGACTCCGCCTCCGCCTCCACCCCCGACTCCGACTCCGACTCCGCCTCCGCCTCCGCCTGGCACACGCTCTACCACCTCGGCCTCCTCCGCCTCGCCGACGGCGACCGCGACGGCGCCCGCCAGGCGTGGACCCGGTCGCTGGCCGACCGCCCGAACGCGTGGGCGCAGCGGGCCCTGGCCCACCTCGCCGACTCGCCGGACGAGGCCGCGAGCCAGACCCTGGCGGCCCACCGCATGTACCCTGATCTGCGCGAACTCACCATCGAGACCCTCAAGGCCCTGCTTGCCGCCGACCGCCCCCACGACACGCTGAGCGTCATCGCCGCCCTGGCCCCCGAGGACCGGGACCACGGCCGGATCCGCCTGTACCACGCGGAGGCCGCGCTGGCGATCGGCGACACCGACCAGGTCCGGCGGCTCCTCGACGAGGGCATCACCGTCGACAACCTCCAGGAGGGCGAGGCCTCCCTGGACCTGTTGTGGCTCGCCGCCCACCCCGACCTACCAGTACCGCCCGAGTACGACTTCCGGATGTCCGGAAGCTGA
- a CDS encoding ABC transporter substrate-binding protein yields the protein MGSSTGRGPRLLAIATAAVLAVGVSACSSSKSSSSAGGSGKSGGSFSYWSMWRQDEPQAKVIQAAINQFTADTGIKVNVEWTGRDVAKKIGPAMAAGKAPDMWDEGADVIYGAAAQNGNAKDLSAVLDMTIPTDNEKVSAAVPSKYWDSLPKDPNGGQHWVIPYEASTAGIFYNSADPTVSAAMSSQPSTWDDFIKVCDALKAKSEPCLASEGEDSWTNGLWFDYLLNAGGVNFNDLASDKTGAAWDNPAVLKAAQQVEQLVKGGYIIPTYTATKYPAQQTNWAGGKAGFLMNGNWVTAEVAKQIPSTWKYGFMLPPGATQPDSMIFGFALTKNAKNVSQAEQFMAYFLQKKTLSGISTEAGNITPRTDIPAPAELTDVQKTLDAPKLRLTFDGVSGDWTTKVWNQNFLDFWHGKIDAAAFIAKMKSDQVSFWKSQS from the coding sequence ATGGGCAGCAGCACCGGCCGGGGCCCCCGGCTTCTCGCGATAGCAACCGCCGCCGTCCTCGCGGTCGGTGTCAGCGCGTGCTCCAGCAGCAAGAGCAGTTCGTCGGCGGGCGGCTCCGGCAAGTCCGGCGGCAGCTTCAGCTACTGGTCGATGTGGCGGCAGGACGAGCCGCAGGCCAAGGTGATCCAGGCGGCGATCAACCAGTTCACCGCCGACACCGGCATCAAGGTCAACGTCGAGTGGACCGGCCGGGACGTGGCCAAGAAGATCGGCCCGGCGATGGCCGCGGGCAAGGCCCCCGACATGTGGGACGAGGGCGCGGACGTCATCTACGGCGCGGCGGCGCAGAACGGCAACGCCAAGGACCTCTCGGCGGTCCTGGACATGACCATCCCGACCGACAACGAGAAGGTCTCGGCCGCTGTCCCGTCGAAGTACTGGGACTCGCTGCCGAAGGACCCCAACGGCGGCCAGCACTGGGTGATCCCCTACGAGGCCAGCACCGCGGGCATCTTCTACAACTCCGCCGACCCGACCGTCTCGGCCGCGATGTCCTCCCAGCCGAGCACGTGGGACGACTTCATCAAGGTCTGCGACGCCCTGAAGGCCAAAAGCGAGCCCTGTCTGGCCTCCGAGGGCGAGGACTCCTGGACCAACGGCCTGTGGTTCGACTACCTGCTCAACGCCGGCGGCGTGAACTTCAACGACCTGGCGAGCGACAAGACCGGGGCCGCCTGGGACAACCCGGCCGTGCTGAAGGCCGCACAGCAGGTCGAGCAGCTCGTCAAGGGCGGCTACATCATCCCGACCTACACCGCCACGAAGTACCCGGCGCAGCAGACCAACTGGGCCGGCGGCAAGGCCGGCTTCCTGATGAACGGCAACTGGGTCACCGCCGAGGTCGCCAAGCAGATCCCCAGCACCTGGAAGTACGGCTTCATGCTCCCGCCGGGCGCGACCCAGCCGGACTCGATGATCTTCGGCTTCGCGCTGACCAAGAACGCCAAGAACGTCAGCCAGGCCGAGCAGTTCATGGCCTACTTCCTGCAGAAGAAGACGCTCTCGGGCATCTCCACCGAGGCCGGCAACATCACGCCGCGCACCGACATCCCGGCCCCGGCCGAGCTGACCGACGTGCAGAAGACCCTGGACGCGCCCAAGCTGCGCCTCACCTTCGACGGCGTGTCCGGCGACTGGACCACCAAGGTGTGGAACCAGAACTTCCTGGACTTCTGGCACGGCAAGATCGACGCCGCGGCCTTCATCGCCAAGATGAAGTCCGACCAGGTCTCCTTCTGGAAGAGCCAGAGCTGA
- a CDS encoding DeoR/GlpR family DNA-binding transcription regulator has protein sequence MNRYERWSVLLEMLAELGKLEIEETADKLNVSAATVRRDFDELAAQQLLSRTRGGATAHSVSYDLPLRFKVARHAPEKQRIASVAAGMVAVGSTVGINGGTTATEVARALATRADLAGEQRGPAVTVVTNALNIAQELVVRPYLHVVATGGVGSPKSYELVGPVAAAMLERVALDLAILGVDALDAEHGASAHNEAEATVNQTLASRARHVVVVADSSKLGRRAFARICPISAVTTLVTDGDAPEEMVARFTELGVRVVRA, from the coding sequence GTGAACCGCTACGAGCGCTGGAGCGTCCTGCTGGAGATGCTCGCCGAACTCGGCAAGCTGGAGATCGAGGAGACCGCGGACAAGCTCAACGTCTCGGCGGCCACGGTGCGCCGCGACTTCGACGAACTCGCCGCGCAGCAGCTGCTGTCGCGTACTCGTGGCGGGGCCACGGCGCACAGCGTCTCTTATGACCTGCCGCTGCGCTTCAAGGTGGCCCGCCACGCCCCCGAGAAGCAGCGCATCGCCTCGGTCGCGGCCGGCATGGTCGCGGTCGGCTCCACGGTCGGCATCAACGGCGGCACCACCGCGACCGAGGTGGCGCGGGCCCTGGCCACGCGCGCGGACCTGGCCGGGGAGCAGCGCGGGCCAGCGGTGACCGTCGTGACGAACGCGCTGAACATCGCGCAGGAGCTGGTGGTCCGGCCGTACCTGCACGTGGTCGCGACCGGCGGGGTCGGCTCGCCGAAGTCCTACGAGCTGGTCGGCCCGGTGGCGGCGGCGATGCTGGAACGCGTGGCCCTGGATCTGGCGATCCTCGGCGTGGACGCCCTCGACGCGGAGCACGGTGCCAGCGCGCACAACGAGGCCGAGGCCACCGTGAACCAGACGCTGGCTTCGCGGGCGCGCCACGTCGTGGTGGTCGCCGACTCCTCGAAGCTGGGGCGCCGGGCCTTCGCCCGGATATGCCCGATATCCGCTGTCACGACGCTGGTGACCGACGGCGACGCGCCGGAGGAGATGGTGGCGCGGTTCACGGAGCTCGGCGTGCGGGTGGTGCGCGCTTAA
- a CDS encoding carbohydrate ABC transporter permease gives MTSRTMTAARRKPVSLPMRIAAGAVWVVVAADIALIGWILLTSLRDGTDILNHPFGVPTHPKFANYSRVFSDGGFGQAALNSVLVAVLSSLLAVVVAAPCAYALARRRNRVSGAMSMTFAMGLGVPGQVMVVPLFIGMAKANLDDSQPGLILVYLGLAMPFTVYLLTGFFSGIPQVLEEAAVLDGAGMVRTFTKVILPVARGGLITAFLLQFISAWNETLFAIVLTHSQDKVTLPVALSNFVQEAQLNGLDWGAMFAGVCVVLAPMIALFSWLGSRIIQGMTVGIGK, from the coding sequence ATGACGTCCCGAACAATGACCGCCGCCCGGCGCAAGCCCGTCAGCCTGCCGATGCGGATCGCCGCCGGCGCGGTGTGGGTGGTGGTGGCCGCCGACATCGCCCTGATCGGCTGGATCCTGCTGACCTCGCTGCGCGACGGCACCGACATCCTCAACCACCCCTTCGGCGTGCCGACGCATCCGAAGTTCGCCAACTACAGCAGGGTGTTCTCCGACGGCGGCTTCGGCCAGGCCGCGCTGAACAGCGTGCTGGTCGCCGTGCTGTCCTCGTTGCTGGCCGTCGTGGTGGCCGCGCCCTGCGCCTACGCGCTGGCCCGGCGCCGCAACCGGGTCTCCGGCGCGATGAGCATGACCTTCGCCATGGGCCTGGGGGTGCCCGGGCAGGTGATGGTGGTCCCGCTGTTCATCGGCATGGCCAAGGCGAACCTCGACGACTCCCAGCCCGGCCTGATCCTGGTGTACCTGGGACTGGCGATGCCCTTCACCGTGTACCTGCTGACCGGCTTCTTCTCCGGCATCCCGCAGGTGCTGGAGGAGGCCGCGGTCCTGGACGGCGCCGGCATGGTGCGCACCTTCACCAAGGTGATCCTGCCGGTGGCCCGCGGCGGGCTGATCACCGCGTTCCTGCTGCAGTTCATCTCGGCCTGGAACGAGACGCTGTTCGCGATCGTGCTGACCCACAGCCAGGACAAGGTGACGCTGCCGGTGGCACTGTCCAACTTCGTCCAGGAGGCCCAGCTCAACGGCCTGGACTGGGGCGCGATGTTCGCCGGGGTGTGCGTGGTGCTCGCTCCGATGATCGCGTTGTTCAGCTGGCTCGGCAGCCGCATCATCCAAGGTATGACAGTGGGGATCGGCAAGTGA